The region GTAAAGGGTATCCATTAATGGATTGGGTTTTAGTCCCTTACGCTCATCAAAATCTAACTTGGACTCAACACGCATTCAATGAGAAGATCGAAGAGATTGAAAAAATGGGTAAAGAAGCATTTGCGAGACTGAAAGGAAGATGGTCGTGTTTGCAGAAAAGGGCTGAAGTTAAGCTTCAAGAATTGCCGGCTGTGCTCGGCGCTTGCTGTGTTTTGCATAATATTTGTGAGCTTCGAAATGAAGAAATGGAACCCGAGCTTAAAATTGAAGTTTCCGATGATGAAGTCGTGCCGGAGAATAATTTGAGATCCATGGTTGCCGTTCAAGCTAGGGATTATATTGCTCATAATTTGCTTCACCATGGCCTTGCCGGTACCGGTTTTCTATAGTGATTTCATTATATTATCCTTggttaaaaaattttgtattgTTTTTAGTGTATAGCCCAATAATAATAGGTAGATAGGTAGATTTTGATTGTATTTTTTGGGGGGTAtggaataaaaaattttattcgactttttagttaaatatttttttttgacttttttaataaataaatttaaattttgtggattaaaaaaatattggaagaactaatttattttcaaattatgttACATAAAACGAACCAATTGACCACTTTCAATTTAATAGTTTATGTTTTGTTGATTGTATTGATATTTTCtttatcataaaaaaatcatcaaacaagatatTCTCTTCTTCATTTGACTTGTTATGATGATTATCAATCTACATATAATTTTCCAGAATCcttcaaatatatagaaaaaatcAAAGTTATTTAACCATATCATGTTTGATATGTATTAGTATTCGACACTCACCCTTAAATTTGAGTAACATAAATCATAAACATTCAAGTAatcaaagataaaattatatttttttgtcgggctgaaattaatttatatacttttgtAAGAGTTAAATTAACTTACATCTTTATAATATTTAGaaacaccaaatcaaaattttatcattatggAAGGGCCAAACTGCAATTTTAACATGTATTAACTTGTAATTTTATAGACTTTAGAGGGTCTAAAGAGGAGTTTTTGCATTTTAAGGGGAGCTAGGGCTTCTTATTGTCcttgacacgggcatgtgccgaTAAAAGTGCCATGGAGGCATTTCTACTAAGtattaaattgcattttaccctttttactaaaaaaatgagcaaattagtccctatacgttatattaaagagcaaactgatcattttgttaaaagttCCATCAATTTCTACCGTTAAAAATTAATCCTTATATATTAGCATGATGTACACATTGGCACACCACATGTCATTGTCTGGTCATTCCATCAGCCACACattttttaacagtacaaatggatgaaatttcaacaaaaatgagCAATCttctctttaatctaacatatagggactaatttgtctatttcttAGTAGagagggcaaaatgtaatttaattccTAGTACAAGGCCTTCATGGTACTTatgtgattaattgtccttagttgctcacttttaatattgatagagattaaattacacttttttttcttatgaGAGGGATCAATTTactcaatattaaaattaaaaaagattagaaggcttttttttttacctttcttTTTTGTAATAAAAGATTCACATGTTTCAGCCATTTACATACTTTGTTATTTATTTAGGGAAAATCTCAAAACTATATACGAACtatggtttaatgtgcaattgtatacatgaacttagatattgtgtaattttatacatgaaaatttaatttgatcggattcttgtaaattattaacacaattattgatataatatcattttatatttatatattacatacataaaaaattatattgattcaatataaaaataaattgatgtatttatttttttaaatgtgtatgattaaatcaaaattaaagttttaaatatgCATTTGAACCATAATTagagtttcacgtgtataattgtaccaaattaaagttcatgtatacaattgcacattaaatcaaaatttatgtataattttaaaatttatttaaagggATAAACTAGAGTGGCAAGCCATTATATCTTAATAGAATTTAAATTTAGtgatgagattgagaaaaaatatCAACTTGCAAAACTATCAtagaccaaaaaaaaatcaaggattaaaataatacatttatctcttatttaaattgtattatatttttcttataagAATGATTTAATAATTCATAATATCCAATAGATCTATCTAGAAATATCCTAAACATCCCTCATTCTAATAGGTCAAATTTCCCTCGCATTTACTCAGAcccaaactaataaaaaatataaaaattgaaactaaaaaaagaaataaaaaggaaatacaGGTGGTGCAAAATAAGAGGGGTTTGGGTGGCAAACAAATCTATTTAGTGCAAGTTCATGAACCTAGTCAGACCTTTCCCACCTCAACGAACCTAACTTCCCTTTGCATTCATGAACTTCACCATCCCATCCACTCCCTTTGGTCACCATCTTGATTTCCATCACCTTTTTACCCCTCCCCCCGAAATCCTTCCTTTAACTTGTTCTTCGCTTTGGGTTTTACTTTATAAAGATATATAAGCTTACCTGCAGCTGCTTCTTTGGGTTCATTTTAATTCCTTGGTTGCTGCATCATTGTTTCTCCATTTCTGGTATGGTTTGAGTTACTTTATTATGATCACATTTACTTGATTGAATTTGTTGAAGCATTTTAACTTTTTGTAGGATTTCCTTGATGTTTCTcttacatgtgtgtgtgtgtgtgtgtgttcaaGCTCTGTTTGGTCATTTTATGCAAAGAAATGTTTAGATATGGAAATGGCTTTACTTAGGCTCTAATGTCATCCAAGTGTATGTTATAATTCCACAATGGGTGTTTTTCTTCAATTTCCATAAGCTTAACTTTCATTTGCCCCGACTGTTAATTTCTTAGTTTCTGTAGGTTCTGTTATTTCTTACCTGTTGAGAGAAGAAATTTTCCGAGTGTCGACAGTCTAGAGTCGTTAGATCCCTCGATGAGTCGGTATTGTTTTTGCTCGGGGTTTTGTTGAATCAAACCCTATCAAGCGATGATGCTCACGTGCTCTTAGTAGGTGGTCATGCACCATGCATGACCTGATTAAACAAGGTGCTCTGGTTCTGTTAAACCCGCCGCTTCAGACATCTGGGCTTTCCGAAAAGCCGGGAGACAAAACTCCGAGCGGGGATACAACTGACTCATAGGGAGGTCTGTCGGTTCTGGATGGACTTTTCTGAATGGAGTCGTTCTCCTTTCAACGATCCCTTTGTATGACACTGAactggaagaaagaaaaagggggttTGATTTAGAAGATTAATAGTTTGCATTTGTTTCTAACTACTGCAGGTAAAAAGATAGAGTCAATGGAGGGTATATCTAAAGATATTGCAGTCCTTGTGCCATTAGTCTAGGTGACTTGATGTCTAAAGATTCGAGAACGATGTCAACGCGCATTGACCGTGCTCCGTATAATCTTACTGCCGAGAAGACGAGTTTGTTGCCAAATCAACCTTGTGAGTTCACCTGTGGCAGAATCCAACGTTTCCATGGTGCTGGTTTGTCAAATCATCAAGGAGGTGAGGGCGATGTGCCCGTATCCTTTGGTGTGGATCATGAAAATTCATGTCCTCAATCTATAGCTCATAGATCTAATCCAAAATCATCAGAATCGTTTCTTGAGGTATCAGCTACTCTGTTAGGGGAAAGGAATATAAGTGATGTTCAAGATGTCAAGAGGGTTGCCATGGATCTTGCAGGGGACGACAACAATCGGCTCAATGAGTATAATCCAAGATCACCTGAGTCATTTCTTGAGGTGCCGCAACGAAAAAAGATGAGAAAAACCGAAAGCCATTGTCTGTTTGAATCAAATAACATACCTCTTTGGGGATTTACATCCATTTGCGGTAGGAGAATACAGATGGAAGATGCTGTTGTGGCTATACCTCGATTCTTGCAAGTTCCTCCTCGAATACTGAATGTCGAGAGCGTATCGAATCAAATGAGCAATATAAGCAACTTAACTGCTGATTTCTATGGCGTGTACGACGGACATGGAGGCTGTCAGGTAGCTTCCATCATTCTATTTTACACGTAATTAATATGTCAAGTTAGTTTGATATTGAACATTTCATTTGCATAGGTTGCGAATTATTGCCGTGAACGTATGCATACGGCTTTGGCCGAGGAGATAGAAATGACAAAAGCATGTATTCTTGACGGAAACATCGGATACGACTGGCGGGAACAATGGCAGAAAGCGTTCTTAAATTGTTTCGTCAAAGTTGATACCGAGATCGGAGGAGTTCATAGAGGCCACGTCTCGGAAACCGCTGGTTCTACCGCTGTAATTGCAGTTGTTAGTCCGACACATATAATCGTTGCCAATTGTGGTGATTCAAGGGCAGTTCTCTCCCGTGGAAAATTTCCGATCCCATTGTCCATAGACCACAAAGTACGAAATGCTTTTTCATGTTCCggtttttactaatttcaaagACATTGAAATAACAGATGACCCATTTTTTATAGCCTGATAGAGAAGATGAACAAGCAAGAATTGAAGCCGCAGGTGGCAAAATCATACAATGGAATGGCCCTCGAGTTTCGGGTGTTCTCGCAATGTCAAGGTCAATCGGTAAGTCTTTCAAGTTTCAACTTGTAATATGAGCTCCGAATCGATTAATCAAGGTATCGAATTTGGTTTATCGTCTCAGGTGACAAGTACTTGAAACCATGGATTATTCCAGACCCGGAAGTGACATTCGTTAGTCGAGCAAACGACGACGAATGTCTTGTTTTAGCAAGTGATGGATTGTGGGACGTGCTTAGCAATGACGAAGCCTGTGAAGTTGCGCGGAAGCGGATCGGTTTGTGGCGTAAAAAGTACAGAGATAAATCTAATGGTGAAGGGATTGATGGTGCAGCTCAATCTGCAGCAGAGTACCTATCAAGGCTTGCTCTTAGTAAAGGAAGCAAAGATAATATTAGTGTCATTGTGGTGGACCTGAAAGCCCATACAAAATTTAAGAACAAAACCTGACACTGGGATCTCTTGCTGGTGAATATTTCACACGGATCGGTTCTATACTGTTTTGGGTTTGGGTTGGGGTTATTTGAATTTAAAGCTCCTGTTTTTTAAGTTAGATAATTATCGGTTTAaatcattttagattttgatcATTTGGGTTCGGATTAGTTTTGGGATTGAGGTAGATGGAGTCTAGTTAAATTGGATTAGATGCAAGTTATTTTTTGTATTCGAGTAATAATTAATAAGTCTACAAATACACGATTTTGCCAATTGAGGGTTGAGTTGAACTGATTCATTTAGAGCTTAATATATATGATTCGAAGGTTGTCgtaaaatgttaaatgttttaaaaattaagtcaGGTCATCCACGGTTCCATTCTcgttttataataattaaatacacaattaaaatataaaaataataaaaataaaggtgGGTTCAATCTACTTATCTAAATGGGCTAAGTTGAGCTCATTTGCTAGTGTATTTGATTATAAATTCCAAATTAATCAATAATATTAGTACTAGAAATTCATTATTTaacattataatttatattgagCAGCTACTAAGTGTTTGATAAATAAAACTTGTAATAATTGGACAAAGAGCGAAAGAATGACACGAGCGGAGACAACAACGGGCTGCCTACCCAAACCCTTGCTACATAGTTGTCGGCCAAACatagttagaaaattttcatatatattttttgaaggATTTATATTTCATACCATATAatcaaagtttatttttatttttgtcagcTCTAATAATGATTGATGATTAAAAAGATCAGATTTATACAAACAACAAGAAAGGGTAATAAAagagaaaagtaaaaataaaaccccctgttttaatctttcttttccccTTTTGACATAACGCCGAAAggtttttttttccccttttaacTACATTACATTATAACATGAGTGTGTCACGTATTTTCGACCAAACAGGCGGTGACGTCACGACGAGGAACGTCCCGATGTTATGACGACGGATGACATCGTGACAACGTAAATGGAGATATCGCGATGTGGTAACGTGTTCCCTacataaattaaatttcttttcccCAGTTAAACTCTGATTATTTTAGGGATGTTTTAGTATAATTAGACTTTTGATTTTAGTCTATTTAAAGGGGTCTTGTATCCCTATTTTGAGAGGTAAAGATATAGTACTACATGGCTCTTTTTTTTAGGGCGACAAAATGTAGTGGCAGATGAGTTTTGATGGTAATTACGGAAAGAAATTTGCACCACTTTTGAAAAAACTGTATGagaaatagaattttattttGGGGTTCGGGTTTATTATATGTTTAGTACATTTAATTTTATGTTCTCCATATTATGCTCTTGTTAGTGAAAAACCAAAATCTCTTTTGCTCGTGGTTTTTATTCTCTTCGAAAATGTTTTCCACGTAGAATCTGTATTTATATAGACAGATCccaacaaataaatatataattttcttaatgtaaatattaatatatttaagtaattataaaataaaataaaaacaaaacaaaaattttaagtaaaatttaggCATTACAATTACATATGATGAAATTAAAAACTCTAACAATGAAACTCGAAGTCTTACAAATAATGTTTGAAGTCTGTTTGGTAAAGACacggttttcaagttttggagtAAAAGGGTATGATTTGAATGATTGCAACCACGCTCCATTAATGTCCAAAAGTTAAGGCCAACATGTAGTAATTTACTCTACagactttttgattttttttttaatttttcaaaaatatcctTTCGGAATAATTATATTGTAAATTGTAGTAGTGCGATCTCAATGCGATTCAAAATGATCTCACCCATtgaattgataaaattaaatctaaaccgTTCAATGTATCAACTCAATATATACTACTTACTCAATCATTTTACATTAAAGAGTGAATATATAATTAAGTGCAACAATGATACAAACCTAAACCAAGTCAATGACCTAAATTATCCAAtcatttatccttttttttttctctcaattatttttaataatttttaaactaaCAAGTattgttttaatgaaaatataattaaaatatttcattacaataaacttttatttaatatacaataAACTAATAATTTACATTGAGATCAATGTTTTGGAATTGAACTAATAGTTAAATTGGCAATACTAGCAATGCTCGAAATTTGTCCTTCAGAGATCGAGAGCCTGGTGATGAACATCATCGCTTGCTTGCTCTATCCAACAGGATTGAAAAAGTTATTTCATCGATCAAAATCAATGTTTTCAAAACTAGACCTAAATTTGGTCGAGGTACTAGTCCGAAGATAGGGGTTGAATCGATTAACCCGCAAACCTATACAAACCGATTGAACAGAGCTAAAAAATACtaattgaattgatttttctctatttttattttttattttttaataaattgtttaattgaattggaCGAACTAATCAAAACAAGATCTGGTAGCTTGAATTGTTCAACCGCTAGTCTAGTTATGAAGAacgaaaaatagaaaaataaaatatataagagaaaacaatatttttttgtctttcttttttccacatgtcaatttttaattgttttttaaaacAGGCTTAATGATTCAACTAAGGATTGAACTAACAAAAGTACCAACTtgggaaaaaaaaatttagatatcaCTTGTGACTAAAAAAAGGTTTAGGTactaaaatagaaagaaaaaaaacccgCATAGTTTAAGTACTAATTTGTTAGTTAATCCTTTTTTAAATTATACCTAACAATTTAACTAACGAATATACCAACGTAGAAAAAATATAGTTTAAGTACGACGAACAAAATAAGCGTCATGAATTCATATTTCAAGCAATaacatgtttttatttatttttggttaggtttttatttttgtcatCCGCTGATTTTAGAGTATGGTAAATAAATTTATAGTAAAAAATTCTACACAGTAGCAGGGTCTTGAttcccttaaaataaaaattgtttatttagatttttttataatttataaaaatttaaattaataatgataagattacattttagtcctttcaaaaaataaaaaatttttgatttaatcttttaaaaattataaaatattttgaagtatggtggtataataaaagttaaaaatatcaatattttaataataaaaaatgatttttaaaccTCAAGCATGAAGTATATATTAcacattattatgtatttaacagtaactttttaataaaaatagttagattattttatgtattatactTGCGGAATTTTTAAATAtccatttttttcatttcttacAGCAACCGATACCGATGATATCTCTGTCTCGAAAGTCAAGCTTCTCCTTTGTATTTTTGTTTATAAAGTCTTTTAAGCCTCGAAGAAAACTCCAAAACTTGGCCTTTCCCTTCATGGAAATCACCGGAGAACCCCCGCCGTTATGGCCACAACTGGCCACCGTCACCATTCATCGCCGTCTTCGTCAGCCGCCGTCTCCTCTTTTCTCCCCACCGATTCTCATAATTCTCTTACCCACCATCGCATTGCTTCTCCTGTTCTTCGCCGTCCCTCCTTTTCTCTCTACCATCGCCGCTCAGATTTCCCAACCCACCGGCGTTAAAAAAAACTCCGATTCCCTCAACCTTTTCCTGGTCTTCTTCGccatcttttgcggcgttttcgcCAGGCGAAACGACGGCAGCGGGGACGGCGACAATGAGAACAGTAGGAATGATGGTGATACTCACATTAACAAGCAACAATGGTTTGATCAGTACCCGGTAAGGAAAATCTACGACGACCATCCTCCACCAATAAACGCGGTGGAGGAAACGACCGTCGTAAGGAGGTTGAAGAGAAACAGTAGCTCATACCCAGATTTAAGACAGGAATCTTTGTGGGAAAATAGCGAAGATCAGTCTCGTTTTTACGATGATTAtggaataaattattataatgatGAAGTTCATGAGCTTCGCCGGAGCTGGAGAAGTAATCGTCGGTTCGAAGAATGTCAACCCAAGGTTATTATTTCTCCAGCGAAGTCACCAGCTCCTGCAACACCGCCACCTCCGCCGCCTGCAGCTGCATATAGTAAACCAAGGCGAAGTTATCAAGCTGTTGGCCTGAAAGAGAATGTGAATAATACTCAAAAGTTTCATGTTGAGTACGATGGAAGTGAGTCTCCGGCTCCGCAGCCAGTAACGCCACCGCCGCCTCCTGCAGCTGGATATCGTAAACCAAGGCGAAGTTATCAAGCTGTTGGCCGGAAAGAGAATGTGAATAATGCTCAAAAGTTTCATGTTGAGTACGATGGAAGTGAGTCTCCGGCTCCTCAGCCAGTAACGCCACCTCCGCCGCCTCCTCCTCCGCCTCGACGACCACCTTCGCCGGTTTCTCAACTGGGAAATAGTTCAGAACAAAGGTACGCGAGATTGGAACGTAGAAAAAGTAATGCAACGAAAGAAATAAAGATGGTTTTTGCTTCTTtaaggaagagaaagaagaagaaggcTAAAGACGATTATCGATATGAACCGCCGGCTAATTATTCCACCACCATTCCCCCACCgtcaccaccaccacctccaccgCCAATGCCTCCACCACCACCTTCCGTCTTTAAAAAATACAATCTCTTTAAATCAAAAGGCAGCAAAAGCAAAAGAATCCATTCAGTTCCACCTCCACCGCCGCCGCCGCCGTCGTCAGTTTCAAAACCAAAGCAAAACACTCAATCCCCACCACCACCTGCACCGCCAACACCACCACCCAGGCCGTCAAGAAGACGAACCACAACCAATGCCAACAACTATAAGCCACCATTACCGACAACAAAACCAAACACCAGCTTTTACCATGTCGACGAGAATGTAAACAGCGGAGAACAGTCACCGTTAATCCCCAAACCACCACCTCCACCGCCTGAattcaatgatgatgaaaaagTCAGCATGATGGACGGTGATGATGGGGCTATTGTTGGAAGGGCCCCAGTGTTTTGTCCCAGTCCAGATGTTAACGCAAAAGCTGAAACCTTTATTGCCAGACTCAGAGATGGGTGGAAATTAGAGAAAATAAATTCCATGAAAGAGAAGCAAaaggataaaaaattataaaacaaaattcagagatttcccttctttttttctgAATTTGATTTTCCCTAATCAATTGAATATTATTATGATGGGAACTGAGGAAAAAGCTTCATGAGAGTTCAATGTTTTTTTCTTAATGAACACTTTCATGAAGATCATTGTAAGTTTgaatgtgtgtgtgtgttttgttTATATTTGTAACACTAAACCATGT is a window of Gossypium hirsutum isolate 1008001.06 chromosome D08, Gossypium_hirsutum_v2.1, whole genome shotgun sequence DNA encoding:
- the LOC121202918 gene encoding protein phosphatase 2C 77, which translates into the protein MSKDSRTMSTRIDRAPYNLTAEKTSLLPNQPCEFTCGRIQRFHGAGLSNHQGGEGDVPVSFGVDHENSCPQSIAHRSNPKSSESFLEVSATLLGERNISDVQDVKRVAMDLAGDDNNRLNEYNPRSPESFLEVPQRKKMRKTESHCLFESNNIPLWGFTSICGRRIQMEDAVVAIPRFLQVPPRILNVESVSNQMSNISNLTADFYGVYDGHGGCQVANYCRERMHTALAEEIEMTKACILDGNIGYDWREQWQKAFLNCFVKVDTEIGGVHRGHVSETAGSTAVIAVVSPTHIIVANCGDSRAVLSRGKFPIPLSIDHKPDREDEQARIEAAGGKIIQWNGPRVSGVLAMSRSIGDKYLKPWIIPDPEVTFVSRANDDECLVLASDGLWDVLSNDEACEVARKRIGLWRKKYRDKSNGEGIDGAAQSAAEYLSRLALSKGSKDNISVIVVDLKAHTKFKNKT
- the LOC121220006 gene encoding formin-like protein 20 → MISLSRKSSFSFVFLFIKSFKPRRKLQNLAFPFMEITGEPPPLWPQLATVTIHRRLRQPPSPLFSPPILIILLPTIALLLLFFAVPPFLSTIAAQISQPTGVKKNSDSLNLFLVFFAIFCGVFARRNDGSGDGDNENSRNDGDTHINKQQWFDQYPVRKIYDDHPPPINAVEETTVVRRLKRNSSSYPDLRQESLWENSEDQSRFYDDYGINYYNDEVHELRRSWRSNRRFEECQPKVIISPAKSPAPATPPPPPPAAAYSKPRRSYQAVGLKENVNNTQKFHVEYDGSESPAPQPVTPPPPPAAGYRKPRRSYQAVGRKENVNNAQKFHVEYDGSESPAPQPVTPPPPPPPPPRRPPSPVSQLGNSSEQRYARLERRKSNATKEIKMVFASLRKRKKKKAKDDYRYEPPANYSTTIPPPSPPPPPPPMPPPPPSVFKKYNLFKSKGSKSKRIHSVPPPPPPPPSSVSKPKQNTQSPPPPAPPTPPPRPSRRRTTTNANNYKPPLPTTKPNTSFYHVDENVNSGEQSPLIPKPPPPPPEFNDDEKVSMMDGDDGAIVGRAPVFCPSPDVNAKAETFIARLRDGWKLEKINSMKEKQKDKKL